Within the Canis lupus familiaris isolate Mischka breed German Shepherd chromosome 26, alternate assembly UU_Cfam_GSD_1.0, whole genome shotgun sequence genome, the region cgagagagagagagagaggcagagacacaggcagagggagaagcaggctctgtgcagggagctcaacaAGGGActcaggagtccaggatcacgccctgggccgaaggcaggtgctaaaccgctgaaccacctggggatcccctaaTGGCACATTTCATAGGGAAGAAGAACATACCACAGGCTACATTCCACATCACTGGaattcattgtattttggaagagaCAGGAATCTAGAGGTGGTAAGGAGGCCAGGGATTGACAgtaggtggaggaaggaggagggtgagtgtgtgaggtGACTGTATTCATGATAATTTCATTCTCCTCTACAGCACTGTAACGGCAGCCACACCACACTGCTGTGCTGTCACAGCTCAGCAAACTGTACCCCAGAGTGACAGCACCTTCGTGCAGGCAGAGAATGTCATCTAGGTTTCTGGGGGCTGTGATGGGGCACAGGGTGACATCATCCCATCCACTGATCCAAGGAGGTGTGACCCTGTGTGGGAGTGGGGAGCTGTGACCAGAATGCAGTGCTCCTCCCCTGGGGGATGAAGGGATGAGAGagacccccagctctgcctccctgtggctgGGGATCTGGGGGTGTGCAGGTGGGTGCAAAGGTTGGGGTTCATCTCCATCCCCACTTCTTCATGACACCTGATGTCCAGGCACTGCagcctgaccttggacattcagCTTGTGCTCCTCTGtgactcctcctccccctggggtTTGAAGGTCTGCAAACATccctcccaacacacactcaCTGTCCTCAATCCTCCCTGAAAATTCCCTTGCAGGACATGAAGAGGGGCAGGTCTCACCTCATTGGACACACGACTCACCCCTGAGGACTCGCAGCAGACGGGAGGACTCACTACGCCACATGCTCCTTGGACGCTGCTGGGAAATCCCCGGGAGTCAGCCTGGTTTGAGGGATCAGGCCTGCAGGACTCCTGTCCCCCATCTTGCActgggggaggggacccaggaACCGGACTCAGGTTCCTGCCCCCCCACACGACCACACCCACCCCGAGGTCTGCTCACCAGGCCTGCACAACCTGTCTATGTCTCTCGTCCTTGCAGGGTCATGGGCCCAGTCTGTACTGACTCAGCAGCCGTTAGTGCTTGGGGCCCTGGCCAGAGGGTCAGCTTCTCCTGCCTTGGAAGAGTCCCAGTATTGGTAATTATGGTGTGAAATGGTACAAGCAGCTCAAAAGGACAGACCCCAGACTTCTCATCTATGGCAATAGCAATTGATCCTCGGGTCCCCAATCAATTTTCTGGCTCTGGTTTTGGCATCACTGGCTCCTTGACCACCTATGGGCTCCAGACTGAAAAATAGGCTGATTACTAGTGCTTTTCCAGTGATCCAGTCCTGAGGGGCTGTTAGAGGAAAACCTGCTATTCCCAGAGCAGTGGGGATCCCTATGCTGCCCAGACTTCCTGGCCAAGTcagctgtttcctttctcttcgGCTGAAATCCAGATCTGAGGCTCACCGCAGAGAATTTTGCATACAGTTCTGTCCCCATTGGCTTAAAATCTATCTACCAACCCTGTCCTTGGCAGCAACATATggggaattttataaaaatgaattgaaattccTGGTGCCAGAGACTGTCTAGACAGTAGACAGAGTCCAGGATGTAAAGGAAGAACCAGGAGCACAGAATTCAACTGCATCTGAGTCAAGACATGTCAGGAATGTCCAATATGTGTCCTGAGACCAAAAGCTCCCATGAATAGGCCCCCAAATTCCCATCTACTATGATAGTTAGACCCTTGGAGCACCTGGTCAACAGCAACTCTGGCTCTCTGGCCATCTGTGGGCTGAGGACAGAGGATGAAGGGGCCCCCCCAGTAAAGCTCCTGTGACAGCATCTCAGGGTTCATGCAGATCCCCTGACTTGTCAGAACTGAGATAAGAACCCTTTTCTCATCTGGCAGAATGGGTCTCCAGGTGTTGGTGAGGTTCAATCTGTGGCTTCTGCTTCTGAGGCTCTTGCTACTGCCACCATCGGCCCACGTCTTTCCAAGGACACCATGGGGGAATGagggctcctccttccctcccttcccccagaacTCATAGCAGTCCCTTCCTAGACAAGGGGTCTCAGAAGACACAGAAGGGCTATGGCTCCCATCTGGTTGGGACACAGAATCTCTTTGACCTCAATTCAGAGACAAGGGAGTGGTAAGCCCACTGTGTTCATCTCTCACCTGACATCTGAGGGAATCTGAGGTTCCTATTCTTGGTCATTTACCTATTTGTTCAAGTTTCAACACTATGCTATCCTCCCATTAGTCTTCAGGGGAATgcctattttttgtatttctgtttcttatgCTCCTGCTGCTGACGCCATGGACCAAGGTCCATCCAGGggaaccacatgcaaaagaggcTCCTCCTATCCCTTTTGTCCTCAAAGCTACTCATACCAGCCCATTTGTAGACAAAGAGgcttcatgaaaacaaaaatttcttgtCCTTATCAGCTGGGGAACACTTACTTCTATGctgatttatattcatttttttctttgtgatttgaattaaatgaaagaaattattttgcacTTGAAAATATCATGGGACCTCAACTGTACCCATGAAGTGCTTGAAGACTAAGTCAGCCCTTATTTTAATCTGATATTATTATCTACATGAGTATAACTGGCACTGAGCAGTTTCTAATCTTGGGTGATTTCTAAATAGATGCTagtgtaaaattaaataaatacatccaaaACATTTGCCACAGGGAAACCTCCATGTGAATAATTACAGCAGATTCATTCACAATCATTAAAAACTGCAAGTGCCTAGAAATCCACATGTGGATATTAATTCCAAGTTTGTATCTAATCACCCAAAGCTGGGACCGACTAAGATGTTACCCAGGAAGGGGCCCACGTATAAAACATGATATGTTCATTGTAGGATCACAGTTTAACCACATTTTAAGAGATGCAAATCTTCCAAGAGAAGGCAGACATCTGCCATCCCTGGGGTCTACGGAGGAAAAGGGGTTGAACGTGTGGACAGTCATCTTCTTATGGCAGGCCCGTCAGACCACTACATTTATCCttctgcaatttttttattttcaagcataAGCCCGGACAGTGAGTCTTCTTTAGTAAGAATGGTGTCACCCACAGTGACAATGATATTTTAGCGGAATTCATatgttttcccttccctctgaatCTTGGGTCTGTTGACAATGTCCCCTCAGTTACCACAGCTGCCTTTCCTGACTGGCATGTTTCCAAACCAAATCCACGGGACTCCCCGCATTGGAAACTGAGACTAGCAGCTCTGAAGAGGGCAGGAATGTCTACAGAAagcagccctgggctctggcttCAAGGCAGGAGCCCTTCCAGGTAGAGTGGACACATTCCTGCCATCAGGAGGCAGTATGGGTTTGGGAGGCTCAAGGTCCTGAGGGATGCTGGCTATGTCCCCACAGGCCTGTGAGGGTCAGGATCCTGCTCAGATCTGTCAGGTGTGTGATCTGATGACATCTGTGATCAGTTATGTCTGCTGCCCTGGCTGGAGCACAGGGACAGTGAGTACAAACCACTGCCCTGCCTGCAGGGTGTCCACGGTCACACCTGCCACCTGTGAGGTTCCACATCAGGGCCTGtctggagaggcacagagaagggggtCTCCTCTGTGACCAGAAATGTCTCCTCTCCTTGAGGAGGGCAATTCTCCACATGAAGAGCTAGTTGTATAGAGTGAGTCCTTGGAAGAACTGAGCCTTCATGGGGCAGAACTGGGTCTTCTGTTTCCCTTCTCGCCCCAGAGCTAAGGATGGGGACTGGACCGAGGCAGGCGCATTGTAAGTGTCTGTTGAATCTGAGCTGAAGGACTCTTCCATGCAAGATGAGATCTGGGACAGGTTGTTGGGCAGACTCCAGGGTAGTAGATTCAGGGGCTTCATTCCGTGGTGGAACACAGTGGAGCAGGAGTCCTGGGGGGACACCTGAGAAATCAGAAGTGGGGCCTGAGGACTTTCAAGCACTTGCAAGTGAGCTCCATAAACAGGCTTTGGTGCAGGCACCTGGGGAGGCCATGTCTGCGTGTGAGAGATAAAGTCTGGGTGCAGCgatgagggagaagcacaggCCGCAAATCTGAGAGAACTGACTTCTCAGTCTGCACCTCCACTCTTGTTAAATACCAACCTTGGAGGAAGCAGATGGGTAGGAAGGTGCCAGTCCATCTCAACACTGTGCGGAGGGTATAAGACCTGGGATCCAGGCTCGGGTGGGTCCTGAAGGCCCAAGAGCTGGTGTCTCCACCATGGACGGAatcctgtctccctcctccatgTAGTCACAGGCCAAGTGAGGAGAGTGGTCACTGTCTCCCAAGAACCAGCATCTTCCAGGCCTTACCCCTGTACCATCGCTTCCAGCAGTTTATCACCTGCCTCTTAACTGGAGCCctaataagaaattatttccttttaagttattgtttatttatttgtgagagagatgaagagaaaggagGTGGCATAGCAGAATCCTTGCTCAGTCGGGAGCcaaacacaggactccatcccagtacatcaggatcatgacttgagctgaaagatgattaaccaactgagccacccaggcaccccctaattATACATTcctaaatacagattaaaaatgagaaaattggggatccctgggtggctcagcagtttagcgcctgcatgcagcccagggcaagatcctggagtcctgggatcaagtcctgcatcaggctccctgcatggagcctgcttctccctctacctgtgtttctgcctctgtgtgtgtgtgtgtgtgtgtgtgtctcatgaataaataaataacatctttaataaattaattaaaaataaaatgagaaattggtAGACAGGACACAGGACGAACTCTGCATTGCCAGTTGCTGGGGAATATTGTAAAAAGTTGTAATCACAGACTGATTCAGAAGCTGGGACTCAGGCACTCTGAGGTAATTCAACTCTGTCCTTGTCTGTGGATGGTGGGTTCTGCTTGACTTAGCTGCTCCCAGAGTGCACTCCAAGAATGTATCTTTTAAATAGTGATGTGGTGTTTATATGCTGTACACAGGCCTCAACATAGTAAAAGTATCTTCATAAACATAAGACTTAGTGGATGTGTGTGAGGATCTATTTGTCTTGCTGCTGACCAACACAAACCTTGTATGCACTCCTCCTTTGCTTATTAGTCATCTGCTGACCTGGAGtagccttcctctttctcctgtctctgtTCCCTTGAGGACAGGGGCACATTTCTGCTCATACCTGCGAAGCCCCCTAGAGCGTTGGAAACCCACACCAGGTGAGCTGGGCTGGACATCTTCACTCAGGCACCTGGAATGGAGCAGGGACGTGTGAAGGCAAAGGGCAAGCtgcagagagagcatggaggaggTCATTGTTGATGTTCTGTAGGAGGTGAGGGGTTCTAAGCAGTCAGTGGGCTCCAGATACCCAGGATGATCACTGGTCGGGTAATACCACTTACGTGGAGATGTTTCTCTGTGACTCTCTTTGCTGTGTGTcccacatttgattttttttccttttgtgtatatgtgttattACTGTATCCACGAAGCTCAAAACCTAGCCTGACACCAAGGATGAATTCAACAagtctctattttttaataataaatatatttttgattggtgttcaatttgccaacatacagaataacacccagtgctcatcccgtcaagtgcccccctcagtgcccatcaaccattcacccccaccccaccctcctccccttccaccacccctagtacatttcccagtgttaggagtctttatgttctgtctccctttctgatatttcccacacatttcttctcctttcacttatattcccttttactattatttatattccccaaatgaatgagaacatacaatgtttgtccttctccaattgacttacttcactcagcataatacctttcaTTTcaatccacgttgaagcaaatggtgggtatttgtcatttctaatggctgagtaatattccattttatacataaaccacatcttctttatccattcatctttcgatggacaccgaggctccttccacagtttggctattgtagacattgctgctataaacatcgggatgcaggtgtcccggcgtttcatttcACCTGAATCTTTGGGGGTAAACCCCCAACAGTCAACACCAGGTTcttgaatgaatgtgtgaattcACCGGAATAGGATTCCCATGAAGAGGAATAgatcacttgatgggatgagcactgagtgttataccatatgttggcaaatcgaacttcgatttaaaaaaaaaagaggaatagatCTAAGGCAAAGACAATGACTTCTGCTTGTGGAACATTTCATATTTGGAGGGCTGAATTGATCAAATAAGAGTTGGGAACTAAGCACTTGATATTAGGACAGAACAAGAGAAGAACACAGACTTCATTCTTGGTGAAGGTGACAGTCCCATGGACTGGATTAAATGGGTTCCtgcagggaagaagaaaggacatgATTAGCCTCCAGCTGCTGATTGAAGAAACCAGAGGGAGTGGCTGGATCATAGAGCATATTCTGAGCACTGAAGACAATGTCCTTGAGCAAATGAACTACAACATACAGGTCAGGTGTATGACCATCTGCTGACAATTCACCAAACCAGGTACCAGGAAAATTGTCATTTGCTTACATAAGCATGAACTTGGTAAAAACACACCATAGGATCAATAAATTCTAATATTTACCTCCTCATCCAAAATTACTTGGAAAGCTCCCATGGTGGCAAATCTATTGAATAATGTTGGTGCAGGAGTTCAGTGTTGACAGAAAAGAAGTTTCTTCACATGGGGGAGGCAAAGATAGAAGCCCAGATATAAATGTCTAAGAATTggttcctctatttctttctattttttgacAGTGTGGCGTGCTGTAAACGTAGAATCTGCAAAATGACATACATCATGCTTCTGTCATGGTAGCGATTAGAGCagtctttctttaagattttatttctttattcatgagagacacagtgagagagacagagacatagggagagagagaagcaggctctctgtggggagacccatgttggactcgatcccaggaccccaggatcacccccaaGCCAaacacagacgctcaactgctgagctacccaggcgtcccaggcaaTCTTTCTCTTATGACAACTTGAAGTAGTGCAACACAAGGCAATTTATGGCACAGTAGGTAAAAACTCTTATCTGGAAGCAAAACTGATGGAAAACTAACAATGAACGTTTATCCAAAATCACAGACCAATGAAGTGGTTCAAAGTGTGTAGGGTCTTCTCTGGGGTGAAAATAGTTGCCATTGATGTACATTCCTGAAACTCCTGAGATTGAAACACCACTCGAGTGTGAGATACAAAAGAATCAGGTACAATATACTGGAATCGCCGTCTCTAGAAATCAGATGAGAGATGTGAGAATAGACAGGGACCTGGTAAGTTGCAGAAACCAGCTGGACTCAGGTCTTTGGGCCAGGGTGAGTGTGTGCTCTGCAACCAGCAGGGGGCGCGGTGGGACTGCAATGTGGTCCCTACTCCACTGCTTACTGAGGACCATTGACACTAAGGAGCCTggtcctgggggctgggccctgtgctccctGCTGGGGACTCAGGCCTGGCAGAGATTTCTGAGGGATGTCCAGTGTATAGTCCTCTACAATGCACACGACAGCTTCTACCCACAGCCTGGAAAGAGTGCTCCCTGGTCCTCAGTGCTGAGGGAACTTCTGGGAGAAGAGGACTCTCCAAACAGAGAGGAACCaggtaagaggaaagaaatcagCCTCCTGCACAGAACTGGCCATGTGTCAATGTGGACTCATCCCTGCTCTGGACGTGATCCTCATCTATGTGATTCTACAAGAGACATCACCTCAGTCCTGTCCCATGAACAGCCCAGGGATCTGTGGACAGACTCACTATGTGGAGCATGAATAGGGAAAAATGTGTCCTGTGGGGATGGGAGGCCACATAAGGGGACATCTGTCCTGGCCCTAAGGAACTTGACATTGGGCAGTGTAATGAGGAGGCAGGAGTTATCCCTAATGGACTCgtgtcactatgttgtacaatgCTGTGTCTAGGCCTAGACCCAGGGAGCACCCTTCACATGTTTCTGAGGGATAAGGGTTGATCAGAGCAGAAAACCTGCCACCTGATACTGCCTGTGTCAGGGCTCATAGCTGGGACCTCTGCACCCCTGTCCCAtgcagcccctcccagccctaGCCCTTTGTGTCTTAAGACACAGGGACTAGGGTCTTATTTGCATGgatggcccctccctctctcagaggttgaataggggaagggagagattagAGGAGGTCTGCTCAGCTGTGGGTCCCCAGAAGGCAGGATCAATCACTGATGACCTCCAACatggcctggtcccctctcctcctcacactcCTTGCTtactgcacaggtgactggatatggggaaaggggaagggatccTGGGAGGGCACATGGgctctaatttttccccttttctgtagAAAAGagcatcaccctctctgtgtctctcccccttgcagggtcctgggcccagtctgtgctgactcagccgaCCTCAGTGTCGGGGTCCCTtggccagagggtcaccatctcctgctctGGAAGCACGAACAACATCGGTATTGTTGGTGCGAGCTGGTACCAACAGCTCCCAGGAAAGGCCCCTAAACTCCTCGTGTACAGTGATGGGGATCGACCGTCAGGGGTCCCTGACCGGTTTTCCGGCTCCAAGTCTGGCAACTCAGCCACCCTGACCATCACTGGGCTtcaggctgaggacgaggctgattattactgccaGTCCTTTGATACCACGCTTGATGCTCACACAGTGCTCTGGGCCTCGGGGGAAGTGAGACACAAACCTGCCATCCCCACTGTGATGGGGCTGCCGGTGCAGTCCTGAAAGTTTGGCCAAGTCAgtgcttctttgtttgtttgatataaaCAGGCGTCTGAGACACCACCTCAAGgaatt harbors:
- the LOC612180 gene encoding immunoglobulin lambda variable 1-40, with translation MTSNMAWSPLLLTLLAYCTGSWAQSVLTQPTSVSGSLGQRVTISCSGSTNNIGIVGASWYQQLPGKAPKLLVYSDGDRPSGVPDRFSGSKSGNSATLTITGLQAEDEADYYCQSFDTTLDAHTVLWASGEVRHKPAIPTVMGLPVQS